The window TAGTCTTAACAAGATTATTTGGAAGAATTGATAAATAATGGCTAATGTTTTCGTTAACAACTTTAGTAGTTCTATTTTCAACTAACATTGCTAAAGTAAATCTTGATGTTCTTTCAACTAAAGTTATTAAACATGATTTACTTTTACCTCGTGATGATACTACAGTATCACCTTCTCAATGACCAACAGTTATACGATTATTAACATTAATATTTCGTTCTTTAATTGATTTACCATTAAATTTACCGCGATTTTCTTGAGATTTTCGTTTCTTACCTTTTCTTCTTAAATTTTTATTAGTAACTTTTTCAAGTAATCCAGAATAAATTCAATTGTAAATTGTTTTAAAACTAATAATTCATTCTTTATGAAAATTTTTAATTCTGCCATAAATTTGTTCAGGCGATCAACCTAATAGTAATTTTTGTTGTACATATTTTACTAATTCTCTATTTTTAAACTTATGAAAATAAACATGTGATTGTTTTCTGTTTTCTGCTTTATTTTGTGCAATTAATGAAAAATAATGATTACTATCTTTATTTCTATTGACTTCTCGAATAATAGTACTAATACTTCGATTAAGATTTTTAGCTATTTCACTAATTTTTACTTTAAACTTCAATTGATTCTCAATATAAATTCTTTCATATATGCCAAGATGTTTGTAACCCATATAAAAACTCCTTGCTTTGTTTTTTCTAAAATAAACTTAGCATCATGAAATTTTTATATGAGATTTTTTGCAATTTTATTTACTTGCACTTACAAGTATAATTCAGCATAGATAACATAAAATATTTATTTAAAATTAAATTTAAATAATAAAATAATTTTTTTTTGTGTCAAAATTTACACATTTAATAAAATCCATAAGTATTAACCTAATAAAAGTTAGAAATTACTATATAGTATTTTTTATTTACAAATA is drawn from Spiroplasma endosymbiont of Asaphidion curtum and contains these coding sequences:
- a CDS encoding IS30 family transposase, with translation MGYKHLGIYERIYIENQLKFKVKISEIAKNLNRSISTIIREVNRNKDSNHYFSLIAQNKAENRKQSHVYFHKFKNRELVKYVQQKLLLGWSPEQIYGRIKNFHKEWIISFKTIYNWIYSGLLEKVTNKNLRRKGKKRKSQENRGKFNGKSIKERNINVNNRITVGHWEGDTVVSSRGKSKSCLITLVERTSRFTLAMLVENRTTKVVNENISHYLSILPNNLVKTITFDRGKEFSNWQQLEKNLNVKIYFANAYSPWQRGTNENTNGLIREKFPKKFNFSNTTKNAVHKFILSLNQRPRKILNYLSPIEYLVRKII